In Heliomicrobium undosum, the following are encoded in one genomic region:
- a CDS encoding methyl-accepting chemotaxis protein produces MIKGKDLVDAFITIGPYLSRIISKDMMFCVTDREKFLAYFPGEIIDVKQNTGATVPKEDPIHLAMDTKQVIVGVVPREAYGFPFKATVTPILDDDENVIGCIGVGLSMETEDRSIHLSNEINSFMSDLHQNIEQIVTASETIKGNVNELTSRIQTISESVQQINKVLGFISKISGKTKMLGINASIESARIGVEGRGFQIVAEEIRKLSDESQKTAKLIQTLTSNITDGIKTCADSVSHSLESTENQNEILQKITSTIQELRLMSGELAKVAGSL; encoded by the coding sequence ATGATTAAAGGGAAAGATTTAGTTGACGCTTTTATAACCATCGGTCCCTATCTTTCGAGGATCATCTCGAAGGACATGATGTTCTGTGTCACCGACAGGGAGAAGTTTTTAGCCTATTTCCCTGGTGAGATCATCGATGTTAAGCAGAACACCGGCGCGACAGTCCCCAAGGAGGATCCCATCCACCTAGCCATGGATACCAAACAGGTGATCGTCGGAGTCGTGCCTCGTGAAGCCTACGGATTTCCCTTCAAAGCGACGGTAACGCCGATACTGGATGACGACGAAAATGTCATCGGCTGCATCGGTGTAGGCTTATCGATGGAAACAGAAGACCGATCGATTCACCTGTCCAATGAGATCAACTCCTTTATGAGCGATTTGCACCAAAACATCGAGCAAATCGTCACCGCCTCGGAAACGATAAAAGGCAATGTGAATGAACTGACGAGTCGCATTCAAACCATCTCCGAATCGGTGCAACAGATCAATAAAGTCCTCGGTTTTATCTCCAAGATATCGGGTAAGACAAAAATGCTCGGCATCAATGCCTCCATCGAGTCGGCCCGCATCGGCGTAGAAGGTCGAGGGTTCCAGATCGTCGCCGAGGAGATTCGCAAGCTCTCCGATGAGTCTCAAAAGACGGCGAAATTGATTCAGACGCTGACGAGCAATATCACCGATGGGATCAAAACATGCGCCGATAGTGTGAGCCATTCGCTTGAATCGACGGAGAATCAAAACGAGATTTTGCAGAAGATTACCTCAACGATTCAGGAACTGAGACTGATGTCCGGGGAATTGGCGAAGGTGGCGGGTTCTTTATAA